A single region of the Labrus bergylta chromosome 10, fLabBer1.1, whole genome shotgun sequence genome encodes:
- the cog2 gene encoding conserved oligomeric Golgi complex subunit 2: MSKMNLPKGPDSLCFDKDVFMKDDFDVDQFVAECRKQVQLEEMREDLELYYKLLKTAMVELINKDYADFVNLSTNLVGMDKALNQLSVPLGQLREEVMSLRSCVSEVIEAIDSQLSKQDDLQKKKVYVLRLIQVVRSVEKIEKILHSQNSKESSSLEISSPLLAGQILERIATEFNQLQFHAVQSKGMPLLDKVRPRIAGITSMLQQSLEGLLIEGLQTSNVVMVRHCLRTYATIDKTRDAEALVGQVLVKPYMDQVIIEKAVKSSPNGLQLMYTRLLEFVPHHCRLLREVTGGAISSDKADIVPGYDFLVNSVWPEIIKAIEERLAYLFNPGNPDIFYERYSASMEFVRRFERQCSSQASVKRLRVHPSYTSFNNKWNLPVYFQLRYKEIAGSLENAVSDGLEAAPAGSSTYHLQVSEVLWSCLVRCWSDKIYLSPLAHRFWKLTLQLYARYAKFLDEVLTKTPTPEATKEPTRPLPSSASSTSSRTSLEEGGSESGSPVSLSTKQLVYIAADIQKLQEKIPELSEMVRQRLEANGFKNFALVEDALSDSKACLSRSIPTLNTKMSQHLTERSCRFLKSASEVPRLYRRTNKDVPARASAYMDNALRPLHQLLTDSTGLVTPATAQEWLRVTLSECTQRYYETISEVLSSVRKMEESLKRLKQARKGASTATTAGANGGPTDDSKIRLQLALDVEYLGEQIQKMGLQPSDISMFSTLMDLVKEARELAE, encoded by the exons ATGTCCAAAATGAACCTACCAAAGGGACCAGATTCTTTGTGCTTcgataaagatgtttttatgaaG gatgACTTTGATGTGGACCAGTTTGTGGCGGAGTGTCGGAAGCAGGTCCAGCTggaggagatgagagaggaCCTGGAGCTCTATTACAAGCTGCTGAAGACGGCCATGGTGGAGCTCATTAACAAGGACTACGCTGACTTTGTTAACCTCTCCACCAACCTG GTGGGGATGGACAAAGCCCTCAATCAGCTTTCTGTGCCACTTGGGCAGTTACGAGAGGAGGTTATG AGTCTGCGGTCCTGTGTGAGTGAGGTGATTGAAGCTATAGACAGCCAACTGTCCAAACAGGAcgacctgcagaaaaaaaag GTGTACGTTTTGAGGCTGATCCAGGTGGTGCGCTCAGTGGAGAAGATCGAGAAGATTCTCCACTCACAGAACTCTAAAGAATCCAGCTCACTTGAAATCAGCAG tcCTTTGCTAGCTGGTCAGATTCTGGAGAGGATTGCTACAGAATTCAACCAGCTGCAGTTCCACGCTGTGCAGAGCAAAGGCATGCCCCTCCTCGACAAAGTCCGACCT CGTATCGCAGGGATCACCTCCATGCTCCAGCAGTCTCTGGAGGGTTTGCTGATCGAGGGTCTGCAAACATCCAACGTGGTCATGGTGCGTCACTGCCTGAGGACATATGCCACCATAGACAAGACTCGAGATGCTGAGGCCCTGGTAGGACAAGTGCTGGTAAAACCATACATGGACCAG GTGATAATAGAGAAGGCGGTGAAGTCCAGTCCAAACGGTCTCCAGTTGATGTACACCAGATTGTTGGAGTTTGTTCCTCATCACTGCAGACTGCTTAGAGAGGTCACTGGAGGAGCTATATCCAG TGACAAAGCTGACATCGTGCCAGGTTATGACTTCCTGGTGAACTCTGTGTGGCCCGAGATAATCAAAGCGATCGAGGAGAGGTTGGCCTACCTCTTCAACCCTGGAAACCCCGACATATTCTATGAG CGTTACAGTGCGAGCATGGAGTTTGTCCGGAGGTTTGAGCGTCAGTGCAGCTCACAGGCCAGTGTGAAGAGGCTGAGAGTTCACCCCTCGTATACCAGCTTCAACAACAAATGGAACCTGCCTGTCTACTTTCAATTACG GTACAAGGAAATAGCTGGAAGTTTGGAGAACGCCGTAAGTGATGGACTAGAGGCAGCGCCAG CTGGCAGCAGCACCTACCACCTGCAGGTGTCTGAGGTGTTGTGGTCCTGCCTAGTGAGATGTTGGTCAGACAAAATCTACCTGTCACCTCTGGCCCATCGCTTCTGGAAGCTCACACTGCAGCTTTACGCACGATATGCCAAGTTTCTtgatgag GTGTTAACAAAGACTCCAACCCCAGAGGCGACCAAAGAGCCAACCAGGCCTCTGCCCAGCTcagcctcctccacctccagccgCACATCTTTGGAGGAGGGCGGCAGCGAGAGTGGGagtcctgtctctctgtccacTAAACAGCTGGTCTACATCGCAGCTGACATCCAAAAGCTGCAGGAGAAG ATTCCAGAGTTGTCAGAGATGGTCAGACAACGATTGGAAGCAAACGGATTCAAAAACTTTGCTCTTGTGGAAG ATGCTCTTTCAGACTCAAAGGCTTGCCTGTCGAGAAGCATTCCCACGCTGAACACAAAGATGTCCCAGCATCTGACTGAACGCAGTTGCCGCTTCCTGAAGAGCGCCTCTGAGGTTCCGAGACTCTACCGCAGGACTAATAAG GATGTGCCGGCGCGTGCTTCAGCCTACATGGACAACGCCTTACGGCCATTACACCAGCTGCTGACCGACTCGACCGGGCTGGTTACCCCCGCCACGGCGCAAGAGTGGCTGCGAGTTACGCTGTCAGAGTGCACACAGAG GTACTATGAGACAATCTCTGAAGTGCTAAGCTCGGTGAGAAAAATGGAGGAGAGTCTGAAGCGACTGAAGCAAGCAAGAAAGGGCGCGAGCACGGCTACAACAGCGGGAGCAAACGGTGGACCCACTGACGACAGCAAGATCAGACTTCAACTTGCACTGGATGTGGAATACCTGGGAGAACAG ATCCAGAAGATGGGTCTTCAGCCAAGTGACATCTCCATGTTCTCCACTCTGATGGACCTTGTAAAAGAGGCCAGAGAGCTCGCTGAATAG
- the agt gene encoding angiotensinogen — protein sequence MKILQLLLLALLLCCYLSGSQANRVYIHPFHLFAAENVSCETMHSQTSKPLSTLPVAPLDMEVLTPDSRDLSKVDTQKQNITERTAVLAQLLNSLGLRMYQALSSKQQSTNTLLSPVNAYGSLVTFYLGASKRTASSFQLLLGLSSDTDQEDCVSLVDGHKVLKTLQSINSLVDDGPKDEITNQVWTFSRQDAQLSEDFIQGTHDFSDTSFIRSVDFSKPQEAEQLVNSFVDNTSGGKVNSIFNELNPSSDLLFLTSFYFQGNWRTAFQPERTSMQEFHVDESTTVMAPLMTHTGQYHFINDKVRRCTVVKLSLSKRSYMLIVLPHEKASLLDIESRLRTDVMSDWYQNLQEGLLELTLPKFSMSSITDMHDLLTNMDPEIEAKLLGSQAEFNQLSNTKPFTINKAFNKVMFEMSEEGAEPQDKIQEAGVPLKLSINRPFFFSVIEGDSNAILMLGKITNPTL from the exons ATGAAGATTCTGCAGCTGTTGCTTCTAGCCCTCCTGCTATGCTGCTACCTCTCAGGAAGCCAAGCAAACCGCGTCTACATCCACCCCTTCCACCTCTTTGCGGCTGAAAATGTCAGCTGTGAGACCATGCACTCCCAGACATCCAAGCCCCTTAGCACACTTCCAGTGGCTCCCCTTGATATGGAAGTCCTAACACCAGACAGCAGGGACCTGTCCAAAGTGGACACACAGAAGCAGAACATCACTGAGAGGACGGCGGTTCTGGCACAGCTTCTAAACTCTTTGGGTCTAAGGATGTACCAGGCTCTCAGCAGCAAACAGCAAAGCACCAACACCCTCCTCTCTCCAGTCAACGCCTACGGATCCCTCGTCACCTTTTACCTGGGAGCCTCAAAGAGGACAGCAAGCTCTTTCCAG CTTCTTCTGGGCCTGAGCAGCGACACTGACCAAGAGGACTGTGTGTCCTTAGTGGACGGACACAAGGTCCTCAAGACCCTGCAGAGCATCAACTCTCTGGTGGATGATGGACCCAAAGACGAAATCACAAACCAGGTGTGGACCTTCTCTCGCCAGGATGCTCAACTGTCCGAGGACTTTATTCAAGGCACACATGACTTCTCAGACACTTCGTTCATCCGCAGCGTTGACTTCTCCAAACCTCAGGAGGCAGAGCAGTTGGTGAACAGCTTTGTGGACAATACATCCGGCGGGAAGGTGAATAGCATCTTCAATGAGCTGAACCCCAGCAGCGACCTTCTGTTCCTTACGTCCTTCTATTTCCAAG GCAACTGGAGGACAGCCTTCCAACCAGAGAGGACATCCATGCAGGAGTTTCATGTGGATGAATCAACCACAGTAATGGCCCCACTGATGACCCACACGGGTCAGTACCACTTCATCAATGATAAG GTTCGTCGTTGCACAGTTGTGAAGCTGTCCCTAAGCAAGCGGTCCTACATGTTGATTGTGCTGCCTCATGAGAAGGCTTCCCTGCTCGACATAGAGTCGAGGCTCCGCACCGATGTCATGTCTGACTGGTATCAGAACCTCCAGGAAGG TCTGTTGGAGCTCACACTTCCAAAGTTCTCCATGTCTTCAATCACTGATATGCATGACCTACTGACCAACATGGATCCAGAAATTGAGGCCAAACTGTTGGGGTCCCAGGCTGAGTTCAACCAACTCAGCAACACCAAACCTTTCACTATAAACAAG GCGTTCAACAAGGTCATGTTTGAGATGTCAGAGGAAGGAGCAGAACCTCAGGATAAGATCCAAGAGGCAGGAGTCCCACTGAAACTGTCCATCAACCGGccgttctttttttctgtcatcgAAGGAGATTCTAACGCCATCCTCATGCTCGGCAAGATCACCAACCCGACCCTCTAG